From a single Aneurinibacillus sp. REN35 genomic region:
- a CDS encoding alpha/beta fold hydrolase, whose translation MKSIKKKMLAASLTVAISIPSFASAATLAPDAPVSLRTLGEEAGAVVTWDQTTHTATLRLDDLTVLITKDSDHMIVNGKSIALPGKAKIVDGRIMVHASALHTYLADKKEVKDQLKTATNFIEAMQKEQFDKAVRDFSPALLKVRSEKQMKGYWEALPKELNAGQLKEVGKAVWKNKNAVHTSIEIPLVFEKATVPISINLNKQGQINDFMISLMPAAPKIANDPTYSKKDTFTEKEVTVGEGTFALSGTITMPKGDGPFPAVVLVQGSGALDQDETAFALKPFRDLAHGLASQNIAVLRYNKRTFEHPAKTMFDRNHTVDKETTDDALLAADLLANTANIDKNRIYVIGHSQGGLMLPRILEKGADKIAGGISLAGPARTLPDIMLDQFDYLASVGQLPKDQLEPMKKQIEYLKDPSFSGENPPEDFNLGLPMFWDSIRSIKAADDAKNQTTPLLILQGERDYQVMADPEFKTWKETLAHRSDVTYKLYPKLNHFFTEGEGAMSKPDEYFMPANIPSYVIDDITNWITKTKK comes from the coding sequence GTGAAATCAATAAAGAAAAAAATGCTGGCAGCATCATTAACTGTCGCCATTAGTATCCCTTCCTTTGCATCAGCCGCCACCTTGGCGCCGGATGCGCCTGTTTCTCTACGAACACTGGGGGAAGAAGCCGGAGCCGTGGTCACATGGGATCAGACAACGCATACAGCAACATTACGATTGGATGATCTTACTGTACTCATCACAAAAGACAGCGATCACATGATCGTCAACGGGAAGAGCATTGCACTTCCAGGAAAAGCGAAAATTGTAGACGGTCGAATTATGGTTCACGCTTCTGCTCTGCATACGTATCTAGCCGATAAAAAAGAGGTAAAAGACCAGCTCAAAACAGCAACCAACTTTATCGAGGCGATGCAAAAAGAGCAATTCGACAAAGCAGTGCGCGATTTCTCCCCAGCTCTACTCAAGGTTCGAAGCGAAAAGCAAATGAAAGGCTACTGGGAAGCCCTTCCCAAAGAACTCAATGCTGGACAGCTTAAGGAAGTCGGCAAAGCGGTCTGGAAAAACAAAAACGCGGTGCATACAAGTATCGAAATCCCCCTCGTCTTTGAGAAAGCAACGGTGCCAATCAGCATCAACCTAAATAAACAAGGACAGATCAATGATTTTATGATCTCCCTCATGCCTGCCGCACCGAAAATAGCGAATGACCCTACATACAGCAAGAAAGACACCTTCACAGAAAAAGAAGTCACCGTTGGAGAAGGAACCTTTGCTCTCTCCGGTACAATCACGATGCCAAAAGGCGATGGACCCTTCCCGGCAGTAGTACTTGTCCAAGGCTCCGGAGCGCTTGATCAGGATGAAACAGCATTCGCACTTAAACCGTTCCGCGACTTGGCCCACGGGCTCGCTTCCCAAAATATCGCGGTGCTGCGCTACAATAAGCGAACCTTTGAACATCCAGCCAAGACAATGTTTGATCGTAATCATACCGTAGATAAAGAGACGACGGACGATGCTCTGCTTGCTGCTGATCTGCTTGCAAACACAGCCAATATTGATAAGAATCGAATCTATGTGATCGGCCACAGCCAAGGCGGCCTGATGCTTCCGCGCATCTTAGAAAAAGGCGCAGATAAGATAGCAGGAGGCATCTCTCTTGCCGGTCCTGCACGCACGTTGCCGGATATTATGCTTGATCAATTCGATTATCTCGCCTCTGTTGGGCAGTTGCCTAAAGATCAGCTTGAACCAATGAAAAAACAGATCGAATATTTAAAAGACCCTAGCTTCTCTGGAGAAAACCCGCCTGAAGATTTCAATTTGGGTCTGCCTATGTTCTGGGATTCAATCCGCAGCATTAAGGCAGCAGATGACGCCAAAAACCAGACCACACCGCTTCTTATCCTGCAAGGAGAGCGCGATTATCAGGTAATGGCTGATCCTGAATTCAAAACATGGAAAGAAACGTTAGCACATCGCAGCGATGTGACATACAAGCTCTATCCAAAGCTCAATCACTTCTTTACAGAGGGAGAAGGGGCAATGAGCAAACCAGATGAGTACTTTATGCCAGCCAACATCCCATCCTATGTGATCGACGACATTACGAATTGGATCACCAAGACGAAGAAATAA
- the speE gene encoding polyamine aminopropyltransferase, protein MGGFWFTEKQTENFGITIKVNKTLHTEQTEFQKLDMVETEEFGNMLFLDGMVMTSQKDEFVYHEMVAHPVLNTHPNPENVLVVGGGDGGVIREIMKHEKVKKATLVDIDGKVIEYSKKYLPEIACELDNPRVDVQVDDGFMHIVKSKNLYDVIMVDSTEPVGPAAPLFERGFYQGIYEALKEDGMFVAQTDNPWFKADLIRKVNKDIKEIFPIAKAYIANIPTYPSGMWVFQIGSKKYDPEAVDVQSIPERETKYYTPRLHHAAFVLPKFVEDLVK, encoded by the coding sequence ATGGGTGGATTCTGGTTCACAGAAAAGCAAACCGAAAACTTTGGTATTACGATTAAAGTTAATAAAACTTTACATACAGAACAGACCGAATTCCAAAAGCTTGATATGGTGGAGACGGAAGAGTTCGGTAACATGTTGTTCCTTGACGGCATGGTGATGACTTCACAAAAAGATGAGTTCGTCTACCATGAAATGGTAGCGCATCCGGTTCTTAATACGCATCCAAATCCGGAGAATGTGCTTGTTGTTGGCGGCGGTGACGGCGGTGTCATCCGTGAAATTATGAAACACGAGAAGGTTAAAAAAGCGACGTTAGTAGATATTGACGGCAAGGTTATTGAGTATTCCAAGAAATACCTTCCGGAAATCGCCTGTGAACTTGATAATCCGCGTGTAGATGTACAGGTTGACGATGGCTTTATGCATATTGTTAAAAGCAAAAACCTCTATGATGTAATTATGGTAGATTCTACAGAACCGGTTGGCCCGGCAGCTCCGTTGTTTGAGCGCGGTTTCTATCAAGGTATCTATGAAGCCCTGAAAGAAGACGGCATGTTTGTTGCACAGACGGACAACCCGTGGTTCAAAGCTGACCTGATTCGTAAAGTAAATAAAGATATCAAAGAGATCTTCCCGATTGCGAAAGCATATATAGCGAACATCCCAACATATCCAAGCGGCATGTGGGTATTCCAAATCGGCTCGAAAAAGTACGATCCGGAAGCGGTAGATGTACAAAGCATTCCAGAACGCGAGACAAAGTACTATACACCGCGCTTGCACCACGCAGCGTTTGTGCTACCGAAGTTTGTAGAAGATCTGGTGAAATAA
- a CDS encoding TerC family protein: MDWMIILLQIILINLVLSGDNAVVIALACRKLPEEHKKKAILIGTVGAIVLRIILTLIAAYLLEIPFIEVIGSLLLLWIAIKLLREEDEETEIKQGTSFWAAVKTIIVADFVMGLDNVLGVAGAAGGNFYLLMAGLVLSIPIIVWGSTFIMSLMNRYSWFIMLGAAVLGWTAGEMFTSDAFVHGMLQGNTFAELVIPVLCVIVVLVVGRMGGKLETGN; encoded by the coding sequence ATGGATTGGATGATTATTCTCCTACAAATCATCTTAATTAATCTCGTGCTAAGCGGAGATAATGCGGTGGTGATAGCGCTGGCCTGCCGCAAGCTGCCGGAGGAGCATAAGAAGAAAGCGATACTGATCGGGACGGTAGGAGCGATTGTGCTGCGGATCATTCTAACATTAATCGCTGCCTATCTTCTGGAGATTCCGTTTATCGAGGTCATCGGAAGTCTGCTCCTGCTGTGGATTGCCATTAAGCTTCTGAGAGAAGAAGATGAAGAGACGGAGATTAAGCAGGGAACAAGCTTTTGGGCAGCGGTAAAAACGATCATTGTGGCGGACTTTGTCATGGGACTAGATAATGTGCTTGGCGTAGCCGGAGCGGCCGGAGGGAATTTTTATCTTCTGATGGCGGGCCTTGTGCTCAGCATTCCGATTATCGTATGGGGCAGCACCTTTATCATGTCATTAATGAACCGCTACTCATGGTTCATTATGCTCGGGGCCGCTGTGCTTGGATGGACGGCGGGCGAGATGTTTACCTCTGACGCTTTCGTGCATGGCATGCTGCAGGGAAATACGTTTGCAGAGCTTGTGATCCCAGTGCTTTGTGTCATTGTGGTACTGGTCGTAGGCCGGATGGGCGGTAAGCTAGAAACCGGCAACTGA